CGTCGCGTGGCGAACTCGCTCCGGCAGGAATTTCGTCGCGAGGTAGAACGTCTTTCCCGTCCGTCGCTGGATGGCCTTGCCGGCGTCGATGTGTTCCTGTTGCATTGCTGAACTTCATCCGAGTCGACGACGCGAACGCAACCGTCACCGACCGTCGGATGTCTGACAACGACGGATGGTTATAAAATACCTAGGCCTCACTAGTGGGGTCGCCGGCAAACAGTTCCTCGAGCAGCTTTCGCTGTGCGGCCCGGAGGTGCTGGTGGAACGTCGACCGGGAGACGTCCATCGATTCGGCCAGTTCCTCGCCGGAGACGCCCCGCGGCCAGTCGAAGTAATCGGCGTAGTAGGCCTTCCGTAACGCCGTCTGCTGGCGGTCCGTCAGTTTGGTTTCGATCGTCGACTGCAGATCTCGGGGCGTCCGCGTCGGCTGGTCCGTCTCGTGGTAGCTGCGCAGTTCGACGCGATCGTACCGCTCCTCGAGCAGGTCGTACGCCGAGCGGGCGGCCTGGCCGTTTGGCAACTCCAGGGCCAGATCGAGTACCCGATCGTCGGCGTCGAATCGCTGGATCACGGCGCCGTGGTCGGCCAGTGCGGTGATGACGCCGTTTCCGAGCGCTAACTCGAGGACGACGCTGTCGTCGTACTCGGTCAGCACGGACGCGTTCTCGACGTCCTCGAGGGCGGTCGCAGCGTCGACGGCGCGGTCGGCGTCGGCCGTTTCGACGCGGAAGAACGCCAGCGGCGTGCCGCCCTCGTCGTAAGTCAGCCCGCGGTAGATGACCGTCGTCGACAGCGCGTCGGCGAGTTCCGTGACGAACAGCGACGGGTCCTCGATCGTCGCCTCGAGTTCGACGACGGTCTCGGTCGTCAGCATGCGCCGCGCCTCGATGGCGTTCAGCGCCGTCGAGACCGTCTCCGCGAGCGACTCGAGGATCGGGAGCTCGCGTTCGTCGAACACCGCCGGCTCGGCGGCGAAGAGCGTGAGCACGCCGTAGGTGACGTCGCCGTAGGTCAGCGGGATCGCAGCGACTGCGTGATACTGCTCGCCCGCTCCGGTCGGCCACCACCGGTCGGCGTCCTCGAACTCCGCGAGATCCTGAATCACGTAGGGCTCCGCTTCCTCGAGCGCGCGGACGGCAGGATGCGTCTCGTCGGAGCCGAGAACGAGATCGTCGTCCTCGAGGGGGACGTCGTCCCGACCGGCCCACTCGCGGGGCGAGACCCGTCGCGTCGTCACGTCGACGCGGCCGATCCAGGCGAGGACGTAGGGATCGGTGTCGACGAGTCGGCGACAGACCCGCCGCTCGATCTCGTCGCGGCTGCCGGCGCCGACCGCGGCGTCGGTAACCTCGCGGACGAGTCCGTCGACGCGCTCGAGGACGTGTTCCAGCGCGCGGTGCTCTTCGCGCACCTGTTCGGCGGATTCCTCGGCGGCGATTTCGGCCAGTTTCCGCTCGGTGATCTCGAGGTGGACGACCGTCACCCGCACCGCATCATCGGCGGTGAACCGGCCCGCTCGCATCATGAACCACCGCTTCTGATCGGGCGAGTGACAGGGGTACTCCATCGAAAACGAGTCGCGCTCGCCCTCGAGCACCGACTCGAGGCCCTCGGTCGCGCGCTGGGCGTGTTCGTCGTCGTCCGCGTCCATCGCAGCGGTGGCGACGTAGTCGTAGCCGACGTGGTCGTCCGTCTCGCCGGCTTCGAACTCGCGCCAGGAGCGATTCGTCAGGAGGATCTCGCCGTCGTCGTCGAGTACGGCGACGGTGATCGGGAGCGTCTCGAGAGCCGCGGCGGCGAGTGCATCCCCGGTGGCCATCGCCCGTAGTTTCGGGTTCGAGTGTAATAACGAATCTGGAGCGCGCGCGATAGGCAGGTCCAAGTGTGATTACAGAATGGGGAGCCGCTATTGACCGGCGAGCGGGGCGTCGCCGTCCTCACCTCCCGCCTCAAGTACCTACTCGAGCAGTTCGTCCCGGAGCATGGGGATGAACGTCCCGATGTCGGTGACCATGCCGATCGCTTGCGCGCTGCCGCGGTCGAGCAGTTGGGTGACCGTCGCGGGGTTGATGTCGACGCAGACGGTCTTGGTGGTCGAGGGCAGGCAGTTCCCGACGGCGACGGAGTGCAACAGCGTCGAGAGCATGAGCACGAGGTCGGCCTCGTGGGCCTGCTCGCGGATCGCGTTCTGGGCCTCGATCGAGTCGGTGATCGTGTCCGGGAGCGGGCCGTCGTCGCGGATCGAGCCCGCGAGCACGAAGGGGACGTCGTTCGCAACGCACTCGTACATCACGCCCTCGTCGACGACGCCCGCCTCGACGGCTTCCTCGATGCCGCCCAGCCGGACGATCTCGCTGATCGTGTAGATGTGGTGCTTGTGGCCCTCCCGCGGGTGCTCTAAGTTCTCCGTGTCGACGCCCAGCGAGGTGCCGTACAGGTCGCGCTCTAAATCGTGGACCGCGAAGCCGTTGCCGGCGCTGAGTGCGTCGACGTAGCCCGCACCCACGAGGTCCGCGAGGGCGTCCCGGCCCCCTGCGTGGACGATCGCCGGACCGCAGACCGCGAGCACGTTCCCGTCCTCGGCCTGCACTTCGCGCATCTCGTCGGCGATCTCCTCGATGAGCGACTCGGAGGGACGCTCGCTCGAGACGCCGCCCTGCATAAACCCGAAGGAGCCGCCGCCGTCGCGGGGCCGCTCGGGTGGTTCGACGCGGATGCCGGTCTCGCCGGTGACGACGAGGTCGCCCTCCTCGACGGCGTTCAGGACTTTGGTGGAAACCCGTGGCTCACCGTCGCCTTCGCCGGCGTCGCCGGTTCCTTGCGGATCCGCCGGATCCCCCCGCTCGACCACGAGTGCACAATCCATCTCGGGGTCTGCGACCTCGACCCACTCACCGTCGACGCGGACGTAGGTCGGGTGGTTCGTCGTCGAGTAGAAGTCGATCGGCACGACCCCGTCCTCCGGCGCCGGCTCGAGCGTCGCGTCGCGGGGGTCGGCGACGGTCGCGCCCTGCTGGTTGAGTTCGTGGAGGATCGCCCGCAAATCTTCTTCGGTGTCGGCCATGACGGTCATCCGGCAGTACGTCTCGGCGTGTTTGTGGCGGCCGACCTCGAACTCCTCGACTTCGAACTCGCCGCCCATGTCCATCACGACGCCGAAGCAGTGGCCCATCGTCCCCGAATCGATGATGTGGCCCTCGAGTTCGACGGTACGCGCAACTGTCATTGGGGGTAGTTAGACGGCATGGCCTAAGACAGTGGAGGTTTTCGACCAGCACGTTCGCGGTCAGCCGGTGTTCATCGCAGCGCCGCTCGGCAGGCGGTATCGAGGTAATCGTACCGAAACCGTTACTTTCACAACTCCGAAACTGATATAATTGCGAACACTTTTGTACGGAGTCGTGGACTCCTCCCACGGAGATCGCACGTGCGTCCGATTCGCCGACGGCAACCGGACGTCGTCGCCCCTGTCACGACGACGGTAGACACGCTGTCGTCGGCCGACGCGACGCGCTCGAGGGAACGCCGGCGACGGAACGTGGGACGATCCGCGGCGAGCGGCGGGCCGACGAAGAGATCTCCGAGTGACCGGCAACTCGAGTCGATCGGCGAGACGCGATCGTGACCGCAATCGCGATCGCCCGCCGAACCGAGTGCCGTCACACGCTCCCCCATCCTTCCCTAATTCGGCGGCGTCGCTCCCGGAGCAACCTATATGGCACTCGGTGACATACCATCGCGTATGGCCACCGACACAGCCACAGCGCTCTCACGATGTCGTAACTGCGGCTTCGAGGCGCCGGGCGGCGACGACGCGTGGATCCGACTCGAGGTCCCGAAACTGGGCCGGATGACACAGTGTCCGAACTGCGAGAGTACGGACGTCATTACGCGACGGTAACGCCGTCGCGACGGGGTCGAGCGCAAGTTGTGAGCAGACAACTGGGAACTCGCGCGACGCGGACAAACTCTTGAACGTCACCCTCCTACACCACGTATGGAATCCGAGAACGACCGCACCGCAGACGACCTACCGAAAAGCGACGCGGAGTGGCGCGAGCGACTCAGCGACGAGGAGTACCGCATCCTCCGCGAAGCCGGCACCGAGCCACCGTTCAGCGGCGAGTACGTCGACCACAAGGACGACGGCAGCTACGCCTGCACGGCCTGCGGCGCCGAACTGTTCGACTCCGAGACGAAGTTCGAGTCGGGCTGTGGCTGGCCCAGTTTCTACGACGTCGACGACGACAAGGTCGAGACCCGTCTCGACACCAGCCACGGCATGCGCCGCACCGAAGTCCTCTGTGCCGAGTGCGGCGGCCACCTCGGCCACGTCTTCGAGGACGGCCCCGAGCCGACGGGCAAGCGCTACTGCATCAACAGCGTCGCCCTCGAGTTCGAGGACGACGAGTAACAGAATCACGACGAGTAACGGAATCGCGGGACGGCGCGCGACCGAGATCGCCACAACGCGCCAAATCGGGCGAGGCGAGTGCAGGCAGCATTCTTTTCGACGTACCCGGCCGATCACCACCCGTATGTCGAGCGAACGCCCTACCGCCGAGGAACTCCGCCAGGGAATCACCGTCGAGATCGTGCAGGGCGATCAGGACGTCCAGTCCGAGGATCAGGAGCCGATCGTCGGCGAAATCGGGACGATCTACGGCGACGATCCGAAGGGGCCGGAGGTGGAGCTGAAAAGCGGCGTCGTCGGCCACGTGCAGTCGGTCGTTGCGGACGAGTAACGCTCACGCGACGTTCTCCTTGCGCTCGTCTTCGTCCGATTTCGATCACGAGCCAGTCACGAGCAGCGTCGGCTCCGCCCGGTAGGGACACCGTACCGGCACAAGGAACTTCCTGCCGTCCGTTGAGGGCGGGATCGAACGCAGTTCATGGCTGACTCCGACTCGAGACCCAGACTCCGAACGCTCGCCCGCGACGTCGCCGCGGTCGCCCGCGAGCGCCAGCTAAGCGTCAAGTCAGCGGGACTGGCCTACCACGCCGTCAATACGCTCGTCCCCTTGCTCATCCTCGCGCTCGTCGGCGCCGCGCTGGTCGACTCGCTCGAGCCGCTGCTCGCGGCGGTCTCGAGTGCGACCGGACTCGGCGGAACGGGACTCGAGGGGGCGGCGGCGACCGCAAACGGTAGCGCTCGGAGGCGAGCCGCCGTGCTGGCGCTGTGTATCCTCCTGTGGAGTGCGGTTCGGCTGTTTCAGGCGATCAACAGCGCGTTCACCGACGTCTACGGCTCGCGGAAGGACGCGTTGTACGTCGACGCGGCGACGACCGTGACGCTCGTGACGGCGCTCTACGTCGTCCTCGCGACGGCGACGCTTTCGGTCGGCGTCGCGCTGGTCAGCGTCGTCGGACTGAGCGTCTCGGTGCTTGGTGGCCTCCCGCTTGCCGCGGGCGGGTCTGTCCTCCTCGCGGCGCTCTTGACTGGCGTCTTCCTGCCGATGTACTACTGGTTTCCGCAAGCCGACGTCTCGGTACGGGAGGTGCTCCCGGGAACCGCGTTCGCGGCCCTCTCCTGGACCGCGCTGGCCGGCGGCTTCCGGCTCTACGTCGCGACCTCCGAGAGCGTCGCCCTGTTCGGCGTCGCCGGCGCGGTCCTCCTGATTCTGACGTGGGTGTACCTCGGCGGGCTCTGCCTACTGCTCGGTGCAGTCTTGAACGCCGTGCTCGCGGGACGCGTCGAACCGGAGGACGGCTGGGTGCCGATGCGGGACCTGTGGTCGGAGTACGCGGACGTGTTCAAGTGACCGCCAGACGTATTGGCTGTCCGAGAGAAGAGCCGTTCAGCCTCCGATGTCGACCCCGCTGCGTTCGGCGATCGCCCGCAACCTGACTGTTGCCAAGCTCGCGGTCACGGTTGGCTTCCCCGCAGCGACGGTGACGTTTCTGACCCTCTCGATCGTCCTCGAGGGCACGGGATTGATGAGTGCGGAGCGGATCCTGTCGTCGCGTCCGGAACTCGTCGGTCTCCTCGGCTGCTCGCTGCTGATCGGCTTGCAGGTCGCGGCCGAAGTCGCCGCCGTCCGCGTCGACGGCGCGGGCGCCGTCAATCGCGGGCCGTGGCCGATCGTCGTCGGCCGATACCTGTTGGGGATCGGCGGTATCGGCCTCTTTCTGATCGCGGTCTCGTGGGTCGGACTCTCGGCGGCGCTGGCGGCGCTCAGCGGCGAAACTACCGATCCGAGCCTGCTGATCGGTATCGCAGCCGCCTACCTCTGCTACAGAAGCGCGAGTGCGTTCCGCGACGGGTTCCGAAGCCGGAGCGACGAGGGGTAGGAGGGCGACGCCGCTATCGGCCACTCTGTCATTCCCGAAACGCTGCGTAGATCGTCTCCGCCCGCGTCTCGCCGATCCCGTCGATCCGCGTGAGGTCCTCGAGGTCGGCCGCGAGCAGCGATTCGACGGTTGGATACCGCTCGTACAGCGTGGTCGCAAGTTCGGGACCGATACCGTCGATGCAGCCGTACATCCGCTTGGTCGTCGGTTCCCTGCGACTCGCGACCGCGCCGACCGGGAGTCGCCGGCTCGAGGGATCTTCCGCGTGTTTCCGGCCGAGCCGAATCGCGAAGTCGACGAGTCGGCTGCGATCCGTACAGGGGACGACGGGTACCTCGTGGCGGGCCGTAATCGAGGCCATCGAGCCGCGGATCGACTCGGGGGAGACGGCCGTCCGCAGCGACTCGAGGTCGAGGAAGTCGCCCTCCAGCAGGAGGTAGGAGTGGTCGTAGGAGTCGGCCATCCGCGCGACCTGCTCCTCGAGGTCGGGGCCGGAGCGGCCCATCGCCGTGCTGACGTAGTCGCGGGGCGTCTTCCGTTCGAAGCCGATCGAGTCGATCGCGATGTCACCCGACGGGAGCCGGTCGACGACGACCTCCGTCACGTCGGGGTGCTCGCGGACGGCCTCGACGAGGCCCGCGGGCTCCCGGTCGTCGACGGTGACGACGACGCGCATACTCATACCGGGTGGAGGGGCTCGAACGATGAACGGGTGTCGGTTCGACGCGGCGTCGCTACGTCAGTTCGGTATGGCGAGCGGCCCGATCGGGCTGACTCGAGCGGAGTACCACTGTGACACCGCGCGTACTTTTTTCTCCCCAGACTGTGGCTCTGTTGATATGGTCAGTTCGGTCGTCGTACTCCTCATCGCCGCCCTCCTGATCCAGTTCCCGATCGCTGTCCTCGTCTACGTCGACGCGAGACGACTCGATCTCGAGCGGCCGGCGATGTACTCCCTCGGCATCCTTTCGGTTCCACTCGCCGGGTGGGTCGTCGTGCTCTGGTATCTCTCGCAGCGGTCGGAACTGCCGCGAGCGGACGAGGCGACGGCCGATTCCGATTAGGAGCGGCCGCCCAGCCCCTCGAGATAGCGAATCGCTTCCTCGTCGGTCACCTGCCCGAACTCGCGGTAGAACTGCCCGACCGCGCGGAAGTTCTCGGGGGTCTCGAGCGCGATCACTTCGTCGGCTTCGGCCTCGAGGTCCGCGACGGACTGGGGCGAGCCGACGGGGACCGCCAGGCCGACGTAGTCGGCGTCGGCCGCGCGAACCTGTCGGAGACACGCCGTCGCGGTCGCGCCCGTCGCGACGCCGTCGTCGACGACAAGGACGCGTTTTCCCTCGATATCGGGCAATCCGTCGGCGTCGCGGTACCGGTCGGCCTTCTCGCGGGCGTTTTGGGCTTCCTCCGTGCGGATCCGTTCGAGGTAGTCGTCGGAGACGCCGAGCCGATCGATGAGGTCGTCGTTGTACCAGACGCTGCCGTCGCTGGCGACCGCGCCCAGCGCCAGTTCCGGGTTGTTCGGTGCCCCCATCTTTCGGGCGACGACGACGTCGAGATCGGCCTCGAGCGCGTCCGCGACCGGCCGCGCGACGGGCAAGGCCCCGCGCGGGATGCCGAGGACGACGTCGGCTTCGACGCCCCGCGCCTCGAGTTCGGCCGCGAGTCGATCGCCCGCTTCGCTTCGAGTGGTGAACATGGTCGGGACTAGGCGGGCAACGCCCTTTGCGTTACCGTAGCACACGACGGGGCTGACGTTCGACGCAAGAGGAAGTCGGGAAGCCTCGAGCACGGTCGCACCCTGGCGACCGGACTGGAACACGCTTGCCGAACCACTACCCGTTCCGGTTCGGGAAGTGGCGTATGGGACGACTCCAGCGAACGCTCTCGAACGTCTCCGAGGAGTCGGGGATGGACAACGGCCGCGTCGCCGTCGTCGGCGGCAGCATCGACTACCCGAACCAGCCGGCGATCACCGGCATGGCGGCGCTGCGGACCGGGTCGGACCACGTCCGGGCGCTGGTCGCCGAGAACATCTACGAGATCGTCGCGAGTCACTCGCCGAACCTGCTGACGAGTTACTACGCCGGCGAGCGGTTCAGCGAGGACGCCGTCGAGCAAACCCTGGATATCTGCGAGTGGGCCGACGCGCTCGTGATCGGTCCCGGACTCGTCGACGCGGAGACCGAAGCGGTCTGCGAGACCATCGACGGCGTCGACGTGCCGGTCGTCGTCGACGCGCTCGCGATCGAGCCCGCGCTCGACGCCGACCTCTCGAGTGCGATCCTCACGCCGAGCAGTTCGGAGGACGATCCGATTCGGGACGGCTACGGCTCGCTCGAGGCGTTTACGGAGGAGACGGGCGCGGTCATTACGCTGACCGGCGGCGTCGACGAGATAATCACCGGCGGCGAACGGCTGCGCAACGAGACGGGAACGTCGGCGATGACCGTCGCCGGGACCGGCGACACGATGGCCGGGATCACGGCCTCGCTGCTCGGACAGGGGATGGACCGGACGGAAGCCGCGGAACTAGGCGCGTGGATCCTCGGCAAGAGCGGCGAACTCGCGACGGCCGAGTACGGGCCGGGCGTCCTTGCGACGGACGTGATCGAGCGGATCCCGGATACGATCCGGTAAGAGAGCACAAATCGGCGGCGGCCGATTATCGACCGCGCACCGCGGGCAGCGTGAACGAGAACGTCGAGCCCTCGCCGGGTTCGGAGTCGACCCAGATGTCGCCGCCATGGCGCTCGACGATCCGTTGACAGAGCGCCAGCCCGATGCCCGTCCCCTCGTACTCCTCGCGGCTGTGGAGGCGATCGAAGACGGTAAACACCCGATCCTGATCGGCCGGATCGATGCCGATCCCGTCGTCTTCGACCGAAATCACCCACTCCCGTCCGCGGCGGGTCGCATCGACGCGGATCGCCGGCGGGGTATCGCCGCTGTACTGGATCGCGTTCTCGAGTAAGTTCTGGAAGACCTGGCGCAACTGGCTCGCGTCGCCCTCGACGCGGGGGAGGTCGTCGGTCGCGATCTCGGTGCCGGTCTCTTCGATCTGAATCTGGAGGTCCGCTCGAACGTCGTCGACGAGCGCGTCCAGTTCGACCGGCTCGAGCGGATCGCCCTGGGTCTCGATCCGGGAGTAGGCCAGCAGGCCGTCGATCATCTCGCGCATGCGGTCGGCGCCGTCGACCGCGTACGCGAGGAACTCCCGGCCGTCCTCGTCGAAGGCGTCGGCGTAGCGGTTCTCGAGGAGTTGGAGGTAGCTCGTGACCATCCGCAGGGGCTCCTGGAGGTCGTGGGAGGCCGCGTAGGCGAACTGCTCTAAGCGCTCGTTGGACTCCTCGAGCGCTCGTTCCCGTTGGGTTCGCTCGAGTTCGTACTGGATCCACTGGGCCATGAGCTGGTGGAAGGTCCGTTCGGCGTCCGTGAACGGGCGGTCGCGCGAGCCCGTCGAGACGAAGAAGAAGGTCCGATCGGGCTCGGTCTCGAGTTCGATGCGCGTGCCGAGGTACGTCTCGACGCCGAACTCCTCGTAGGCGAGGGTGTTGCCGAACCCGGCTCGTTCTGGATCGGTGATGTCCGCCAGCGGGTCGTCGTCGACGGTGGCCCGACAGTAGGTTTCCGAGAGCGGCGCCTCCGCGCCGGGCTGGAGGTGGTCGTGGTCGTAGTCGCCGTTTACGGCCTGTACGGTGAACGAATCGGTCGCGGGATCGATTTTCGCGATGCCGCCCAGTTCGAGATCGAACCGCTCGCAGCCCAACTCGAACAGATCGTCTACCTTCTCCTCGAACGATCGATCGGGATCGGCGGCGATCCGAGTCAGCGTCTGCTGGTGGTGTTCGCGCTGTTCGCGCTCGAGTTCGTAGCTGACCCACTGGCCCAGCAACTCGAGGAACGTCCGCTCGGTCTCGGAGAACGGCCGGTCGCGGGGCTCCGTACTGCCGAACCAGAACGTTCCGTACGGCGTCGATCCGTCCATCACTCGCGTCCCGATGTAACTCGTCAACCCGAACTCGCGGTGGATCCGATCGTGCTCCCAGTCGGTGCCGCCAACGTCCGCCATCGCGACCGGTTCGTCGGCTTCGATGGTCCGTCGGCAGAAACACCCGTACCCCGGATCCGACCACAGTTCCTCGTCGGGATCGACGCCGAGACCGACCCCCTTCTCCAGCCGGAACTCGCCGCCCCACGCCGGGAGGTGGTTCAGCCCGCCCATCTCGAGGCCGAACCACTCGCAGCCCAACTCGAGCAACTCCTCGAGTTTCTCGTCGAAGTCGCGCTCGGGGTCGGCCGTGATCCGGTAGCTCTCCCGCAGGAACTGCTCGCGTTGTCGGCGCTGGAGTTCGTACTCGATGCACTGTCCCATCAGGTCGAGGAACGTCCGTTCGGCGTCCGTAAACGGGACGGGACGCGCCCTCTCGGAGGCGAAACACAGCGTGCCGTACTCCTCGCCGCCGACGTGGACGGTCGTGCCGAAGTACGCGTCCAGGCCGAACCGCTCGTAGGCGGGGTCGTCGGTCCACCCGGCCTCGGCCGCGTCCTGCACGGCGATCGTTCCCGGCGAGGCGAGGAGTTTCTCGCAGTACGTGTCACAGAGCGAGTCGGTAACGCCCGCCCGAATGCGGTCGTGCTCGCCGACGGCTTCGACGATCTCGAACGACTCCTCGCCGCGGGTTTCCGTGAAGTAACCGATCTCGAGGCCGAGCCGCTGGCGGCCTAGCTCGAGCAGGCGCTCGATCTTCTCGCCGAGCGATGCAGTCGGGTCCGCGATCGTCTCGTAGAGTTCCCGCTGGTACCGCTCGCGGCGCTCGATCGTCGTTCGCGCGTCGGTCCGATCGACGAGCGTCGCCAACTTCCGGTCGAGTTCCCGCGACGGCCGGTCGTCGCCGAAGTACTCCTCGGGCGGCGTGTAGTAGAAGTTCTGACAGACGGTCGCGTCCTCGTAGACGAGAAACGGATGTGTGTTGAGGACGTCGTGGAGAACCTCGGCCGGGAACCGGTTTCGGTTGTACTGACAGAGGACCGCGTAGTCTTCGCCGTCGTAGAGCGGATTGAGGAGTTCCTCGTACTCGCAGACGTCGTCGAGTTCCGTCTCGTCGTCCTCGAGCGCCCACGTCATCTCGGCGGTCGCTCTGAGGCCCGTAAACTCGTCGGCGGTCGCGTCCGCGAGGGCGTCCGCCCAGAACTCGAGCATCGCCTCGCGGTCGAACTCGCCGGTCCGGCGGTAGGTCTCCGCGGCCGTGTGAACGACGAGCGCCCCGGACTCGAGGGCACGATCGACCTCGATCCCGCGCGTTCGCATCGCCTCGAGGACCTCGTCGACGGTGTTGTCGTCGGCGACGTAGAGACACTGTTCGCCGCGCTCGAGTCCTTCTTTGATAAACCGGACGGCCGTTTCGAACTGCTGCTGTCGATCTTCGTAGATGAGGGCGAAGTGGTCGTTGTCGTCGTGGGTCTCGACCGATCCGGGCGGGCCGCGAACATCGCCGGTCGACGCTGTGGACGTGAACCCGCGTTCGTCGTCGGCTGTCTGGTAGCGGCTGGTGTGGGTAGATACCTGTTTGCTCATGAATTCCCTCCGATCGCCCGGCGATCCAGAGACAAACGGATCCTCGGCTTCGGCAGCCGGGCAGGTGCTTCGTACCGGACGGTGCTCGTCGGGCAAAGAGATGAGACCGAGGACAAAAAGGGTGTCGAGGAACCCGTTATACTGGGGGTTTGGAGGTTCAGACGAGAGCGGTGAGTCGCCGGCACGAGCGATGCGGGGACGCCAGTCTCGACGGCTGTTCGACGGCGTAGACTGAATACCGAGCCCGTGCTACGTGCACACATGTCGGAGCAATCAGCTCGACCGACGACCGAAACCGAGACCGAGGCCGAAACCGATGACATCGACCACCCCGTTTTCGCCGCGCTCTACGATCTGCTCCCCGACTCGGTGCTGCTCAGACCCCACCGCGAGTACCTCGCACGGGACCTCTCGGGACGGGTCCTCGAGATCGGCCCGGGAAGCGGGGCGATGTTCCCCTACGTCGCCGACGGCGCGGCGGCCGACCTCGAGTACCACGCGATCGAACCGGATCCGAACATGCGCACGCGTGCAGCGAAAGCGGCCCGCGAGGCCGGACTGTCCGTCGACCTGCGCGACGCTCGGGCCGAGTCGCTGCCCTACCCCGACGACTCGTTCGACGCGGTCGTCTCCGCGCTGGTCTTTTGCACCGTCCAGGACCCCGACGCCGCGCTGGCGGAGCTCGCTCGCGTCCTGCGACCCGACGGGGAGTTTCGGTTCCTCGAGCACGTCGGCAACGACGGCTGGCGCGGAACCGGCCAGAATCTGTTGAACCCGCTCTGGAGCCGGGCGTCGGGCGGCTGTAACCTCACTCGGAATACCGTCTCGCGGTTCGCCGGCCACGACGCGTTCGCCGTCGAGGAGATCGAGCGCCTCGAGTTCGGGTTCTTTCCGGTGACGCCGGTCGTCCGAGGCACGTTGCGCCGGGAGCGCGGCGGTTTGGGAGACGCGCTCGGTGACGAGCCGCTCGAGAGCCTCGGGGATTTATCGGGCTCGGGGTCCCGGCTGTCGATATGAGCAGCGATCGACTGCGGATGACGCCGGGGCCGACCGAGGTCCCCGACGCGGTGCGCCAGCGGATGGCCGAACCGACGCCGAACCCCGATATCGAGAGCGAATTCTTCGATATCTACCGGTCGCTAACGGCTAACCTCGAGCGGATCTACGCGGCGGGCGGGGACGCCGACGATTCGAGTCTCGACCGAGACGTCGCCGTCCTCGGCGGCGAGGGAATTCTCGGCCTCGAGGCCGCCGTCGCCTCGCTGCTCGAGGAGGGCGACCGCGTGCTCTGTCTCTCGAACGGGCTCTACGGCGACGGCTTCGCCGACTTCGTCGAAGACTACGGCGGCGAGGCCGTCACCTGCGAGTTCCCCTGGCGGGAGACCCTCGAGGCCGACGCCGTCCGCGAAGCACTGGAACGCGCCGCCGACGCCGGCGAGCCGTTCGACCTCGCGACGATGGTCCACTGCGAGACGCCGACGGGAACGCTGAACGACCTCGAGCCGGTGCTCGACGCGCTCGAGGAGCACGACCACGACGTACTCTCGATCGTCGACGCGGTCTCCGCG
This portion of the Halopiger aswanensis genome encodes:
- a CDS encoding ornithine cyclodeaminase produces the protein MTVARTVELEGHIIDSGTMGHCFGVVMDMGGEFEVEEFEVGRHKHAETYCRMTVMADTEEDLRAILHELNQQGATVADPRDATLEPAPEDGVVPIDFYSTTNHPTYVRVDGEWVEVADPEMDCALVVERGDPADPQGTGDAGEGDGEPRVSTKVLNAVEEGDLVVTGETGIRVEPPERPRDGGGSFGFMQGGVSSERPSESLIEEIADEMREVQAEDGNVLAVCGPAIVHAGGRDALADLVGAGYVDALSAGNGFAVHDLERDLYGTSLGVDTENLEHPREGHKHHIYTISEIVRLGGIEEAVEAGVVDEGVMYECVANDVPFVLAGSIRDDGPLPDTITDSIEAQNAIREQAHEADLVLMLSTLLHSVAVGNCLPSTTKTVCVDINPATVTQLLDRGSAQAIGMVTDIGTFIPMLRDELLE
- a CDS encoding NAD(P)H-hydrate dehydratase → MGRLQRTLSNVSEESGMDNGRVAVVGGSIDYPNQPAITGMAALRTGSDHVRALVAENIYEIVASHSPNLLTSYYAGERFSEDAVEQTLDICEWADALVIGPGLVDAETEAVCETIDGVDVPVVVDALAIEPALDADLSSAILTPSSSEDDPIRDGYGSLEAFTEETGAVITLTGGVDEIITGGERLRNETGTSAMTVAGTGDTMAGITASLLGQGMDRTEAAELGAWILGKSGELATAEYGPGVLATDVIERIPDTIR
- a CDS encoding ERCC4 domain-containing protein; the encoded protein is MRVVVTVDDREPAGLVEAVREHPDVTEVVVDRLPSGDIAIDSIGFERKTPRDYVSTAMGRSGPDLEEQVARMADSYDHSYLLLEGDFLDLESLRTAVSPESIRGSMASITARHEVPVVPCTDRSRLVDFAIRLGRKHAEDPSSRRLPVGAVASRREPTTKRMYGCIDGIGPELATTLYERYPTVESLLAADLEDLTRIDGIGETRAETIYAAFRE
- a CDS encoding bacterio-opsin activator domain-containing protein — translated: MATGDALAAAALETLPITVAVLDDDGEILLTNRSWREFEAGETDDHVGYDYVATAAMDADDDEHAQRATEGLESVLEGERDSFSMEYPCHSPDQKRWFMMRAGRFTADDAVRVTVVHLEITERKLAEIAAEESAEQVREEHRALEHVLERVDGLVREVTDAAVGAGSRDEIERRVCRRLVDTDPYVLAWIGRVDVTTRRVSPREWAGRDDVPLEDDDLVLGSDETHPAVRALEEAEPYVIQDLAEFEDADRWWPTGAGEQYHAVAAIPLTYGDVTYGVLTLFAAEPAVFDERELPILESLAETVSTALNAIEARRMLTTETVVELEATIEDPSLFVTELADALSTTVIYRGLTYDEGGTPLAFFRVETADADRAVDAATALEDVENASVLTEYDDSVVLELALGNGVITALADHGAVIQRFDADDRVLDLALELPNGQAARSAYDLLEERYDRVELRSYHETDQPTRTPRDLQSTIETKLTDRQQTALRKAYYADYFDWPRGVSGEELAESMDVSRSTFHQHLRAAQRKLLEELFAGDPTSEA
- a CDS encoding DUF2196 domain-containing protein, translated to MSSERPTAEELRQGITVEIVQGDQDVQSEDQEPIVGEIGTIYGDDPKGPEVELKSGVVGHVQSVVADE
- the msrB gene encoding peptide-methionine (R)-S-oxide reductase MsrB, producing the protein MESENDRTADDLPKSDAEWRERLSDEEYRILREAGTEPPFSGEYVDHKDDGSYACTACGAELFDSETKFESGCGWPSFYDVDDDKVETRLDTSHGMRRTEVLCAECGGHLGHVFEDGPEPTGKRYCINSVALEFEDDE
- a CDS encoding phosphoribosyltransferase, with the protein product MFTTRSEAGDRLAAELEARGVEADVVLGIPRGALPVARPVADALEADLDVVVARKMGAPNNPELALGAVASDGSVWYNDDLIDRLGVSDDYLERIRTEEAQNAREKADRYRDADGLPDIEGKRVLVVDDGVATGATATACLRQVRAADADYVGLAVPVGSPQSVADLEAEADEVIALETPENFRAVGQFYREFGQVTDEEAIRYLEGLGGRS
- a CDS encoding YihY/virulence factor BrkB family protein; amino-acid sequence: MADSDSRPRLRTLARDVAAVARERQLSVKSAGLAYHAVNTLVPLLILALVGAALVDSLEPLLAAVSSATGLGGTGLEGAAATANGSARRRAAVLALCILLWSAVRLFQAINSAFTDVYGSRKDALYVDAATTVTLVTALYVVLATATLSVGVALVSVVGLSVSVLGGLPLAAGGSVLLAALLTGVFLPMYYWFPQADVSVREVLPGTAFAALSWTALAGGFRLYVATSESVALFGVAGAVLLILTWVYLGGLCLLLGAVLNAVLAGRVEPEDGWVPMRDLWSEYADVFK